From the bacterium genome, the window CCGGCGCATGATGTTGATGGCGGCGTCGTGCCCGTCGTAGAGGCTGGCGGCGGTCACGATGCGGACGTGGTGCCGGAGCTTGTAGGGCTGGACTGGCTTGTGGGGCTGGACTGGATTATTGGGCTGGATTCGGGGCATGCGCGTTCCTCGCGGACGGAGGAGCGCCCGGCCCGCGGGGCCGGGCGGTCGTCGATCTTCGAAACTCCTGGAAGATATAGCACAGGGCCCATTCCCGGGCAATGCGCGGCCTCCGCTTGCATCGCGCCGCGGTTTCGTTAACATCGCCGGACACCCGAGTCCCGGAGGATCCCATGGCCGTCCGCCCCCCGACACCGAAGAAGCCCGTCTTCAAGGTCAGCAGCTGCGAGTGTGCGGACTGCCGGGCCGCCTGCCTCAACTCGCCGGGCTGGTTCCAGCCCGCCGAGGTGCCCCGGCTGGCCAAGCACCTGGGCCTGACGGTCGAGGAGACCTTCCGCAGGTACCTGGCCGTGGGTGTCACCCACACCACCGACGGTTCGCCGCGCCACGGCGTGATGCCGCACAAGCTGCGGGACCACAAAAAGCCGGGCGGCGTCTGGACCCTGCCGGAGCTGGCCGATCCCGGGCGCTGCATCTTCTTCGACCACGGCAAGTGCACGATCTACGGCGTGCGACCCTACGAGTGCGCCCGCATGATCCACGGCCGCGAGAACGAGGCGGTGAAGCTGCGCCGCACGATCGTGAAGAACTGGACCGCCGAGGCCCTGGCCCCCTTCGCCAAGCTGACGAAGACCAAGCTGACCGGGGCGCCGCCGCCGCTGGGCTCGCGCCGGCCCGGGTCCGCGCCCGCGCGAGCGACCGGCGGGAAGAAGCCGCCGACGAAGCCGAAGGGCTCGTCGTGACCACGGGGCGGCCCGTCTACCTGGACGTCAACGCCACGACGCCGCTGGACCCGCGCGTCGCGGCGACCATGCGCGACGCCATGGAGCTGTTCGGCAACCCGAGCAGCGGCCACGCCTACGGGCGCGAGGCCCATGCGGCCCTCGATCTGGCGCGCGCCCGGGTGGCGGGGCTGCTCGGCTGTTCCCCCGCCGAGATCGTGTTCACCAGCGGCGGCACCGAGGCGAACAACCACACCGTCAAGGGCGCGGCCTGGGCGCGCGCCGACCGCGGGCGGCACCTCGTGATCTCGGCGGTGGAGCATCCCGCCGTGCGGGGGCCGGCGGCCTGGCTCGCGGCGCGGGGCTGGGAGACGACGACGGTCCCCGTGGATCGCGACGGCCGGGTCGACCCCGCGGACGTGGCGCGCGCCGTGCGCCCGGACACCGTCCTGGTCTCG encodes:
- a CDS encoding YkgJ family cysteine cluster protein, encoding MAVRPPTPKKPVFKVSSCECADCRAACLNSPGWFQPAEVPRLAKHLGLTVEETFRRYLAVGVTHTTDGSPRHGVMPHKLRDHKKPGGVWTLPELADPGRCIFFDHGKCTIYGVRPYECARMIHGRENEAVKLRRTIVKNWTAEALAPFAKLTKTKLTGAPPPLGSRRPGSAPARATGGKKPPTKPKGSS